One part of the Solanum dulcamara chromosome 8, daSolDulc1.2, whole genome shotgun sequence genome encodes these proteins:
- the LOC129899012 gene encoding probable aquaporin TIP-type RB7-5A, translating into MVKIAFGSIGDSFSVGSLKAYLAEFIATLLFVFAGVGSAIAYNKLTSDAALDPAGLVAVAVAHAFALFVGVAMAANISGGHLNPAVTLGLAVGGNITILTGLFYWIAQLLGSTVACLLLKFVTNGLAVPTHGVAAGLSGIEGVVMEIVITFALVYTVYATAADPKKGSLGTIAPMAIGFIVGANILAAGPFSGGSMNPARSFGPAVVAGDFSQNWIYWVGPLIGGGLAGFIYGDVFIGSHTPLPTSDDYA; encoded by the exons ATGGTGAAGATTGCCTTTGGTAGCATTGGTGACTCTTTTAGTGTTGGGTCATTGAAGGCCTACCTAGCTGAGTTTATTGCCACTCTACTCTTTGTATTTGCTGGTGTTGGATCTGCTATAGCTTATA ATAAGTTGACTTCAGATGCAGCTCTTGATCCAGCTGGTCTAGTAGCAGTAGCTGTGGCTCATGCATTTGCATTGTTTGTTGGGGTTGCCATGGCAGCCAATATCTCAGGTGGACATTTGAATCCAGCTGTCACTTTGGGATTGGCTGTTGGTGGAAATATCACCATCTTGACTGGCTTATTCTACTGGATTGCCCAATTACTTGGCTCCACAGTTGCTTGCCTCCTCCTTAAATTTGTCACTAATGGTTTG GCTGTTCCAACTCACGGAGTTGCTGCTGGGCTCAGTGGAATTGAGGGAGTAGTTATGGAGATAGTCATCACCTTTGCACTTGTCTACACTGTTTATGCCACAGCAGCAGATCCCAAAAAGGGCTCACTTGGAACCATTGCACCCATGGCAATTGGGTTCATTGTTGGTGCCAACATTTTGGCAGCTGGCCCATTCAGTGGTGGATCAATGAACCCAGCACGATCATTTGGACCAGCTGTCGTTGCTGGAGACTTTTCCCAGAACTGGATTTACTGGGTCGGCCCACTCATTGGCGGAGGATTGGCTGGTTTTATTTATGGAGATGTCTTTATTGGATCCCACACCCCACTTCCAACCTCTGACGACTATgcttag
- the LOC129899011 gene encoding formyltetrahydrofolate deformylase 1, mitochondrial-like has translation MNLLWRLVSPNFGSQVCKFSKRSLKCVKLSSNSVVHGIHVFHCPDEVGIVAKLSDCMASRGGNILNADVFVPEDNNVFYSRSEFTFDPAIWPRGKMDEDFFKLSKMFNALKSIVRVPEIDPKYKIAVLVSKQDHCLVDLLHRWQNGRLPVDITSVISNHDRGPDTHVIRLLERHGIPYYYLPTTMGKKREVEILELVHDTDFLVLARYMQVFSAEFLKSYGKDIINIHHGLLPSFKGGSPSKQAFESGVKLIGATSHFVSEVLDAGPIIEQMVERVSHRDNLQSFIQKSEDLEKQCLVKAIKSYCELRVLPYYAKDKTVVF, from the exons ATGAACCTCCTCTGGAGATTGGTATCTCCAAATTTTGGTTCACAAGTTTGTAAATTTTCGAAAAGGTCACTTAAATGTGTAAAATTGTCCTCAAATTCCGTGGTACATGGGATTCATGTCTTTCATTGCCCA GATGAAGTAGGAATTGTTGCAAAGCTATCTGATTGTATGGCATCAAGGGGAGGAAATATTCTTAATGCTGATGTTTTTGTTCCAGAAGACAACAATGTCTTTTACTCAAGaag TGAGTTTACTTTTGACCCAGCTATATGGCCCCGAGGAAAAATGGATGAGGACTTCTTTAAGCTATCAAAGATGTTCAATGCATTGAAGTCTATTGTCCGGGTTCCCGAAATAGATCCCAAATATAAGATTGCAGTTCTTGTTTCGAAGCAG GACCACTGTCTTGTAGATTTGTTGCACAGGTGGCAGAATGGTAGGCTTCCTGTTGACATTACCTCTGTAATAAG CAACCATGATCGAGGTCCAGACACTCATGTGATTCGGTTACTTGAGAGGCATGGAATTCCATACTATTATTTGCCAACAACTATGGGGAAGAAAAGAGAAGTAGAGATATTGGAATTAGTTCATGACACTGATTTTTTGGTACTTGCAAGATACATGCAG GTATTCTCTGCAGAGTTCTTAAAAAGTTATGGGAAAGATATTATTAATATTCATCATGGCCTTTTGCCATCATTCAAGGGTGGGAGTCCATCTAAGCAG GCTTTTGAGTCTGGTGTTAAGTTGATCGGTGCAACAAGTCACTTTGTTAGTGAAGTACTCGATGCAGGCCCAATCATCGAGCAAATG GTTGAAAGAGTTTCCCACAGAGATAACTTGCAAAGCTTTATTCAGAAGTCTGAGGATCTTGAGAAACAGTGTCTAGTAAAAGCAATTAAATCATATTGTGAACTACGTGTTTTACCATATTATGCCAAAGACAAGACTGTTGTATTTTAA